One Streptomyces fagopyri DNA window includes the following coding sequences:
- a CDS encoding potassium/proton antiporter, translating to MPGSARRERPLTVHHLNQLLLVCSLVLLVAVAAVRISSRSGLPSLLVYLGIGMAMGQDGVGDIHFSNAELTQVIGYAALVVILAEGGLGTKWKEIKPVLPAAASLALVGVAASVGVTAAAAHYLIDLEWRQALIIGAVVSSTDAAAVFSVLRKIPLPSRVTAVLEAESGFNDAPVVILVVAFSTAGPVEHWYVLVGEIALELAIGAAMGLAVGWLGSWGLRHVALPASGLYPIAVMAIAVTAYAAGALAHGSGFLAVYLASMMLGNAKLPHWPATRGFAEGLGWIAQIGMFVLLGLLVTPHEMGDDIWPALVIGLALTVVARPLSVFAALLPFRIPWQEQTLMSWAGLRGAVPIILATIPMVSGIEESRRIFNIVFVLVVVYTLVQGPTLPWLARTLRLGESTGPADLGIESAPLERLRGHLLSVAIPKGSRMHGVEVAELRLPAGAAVTLVVREGTSFVPMPTTVLRRGDELLVVATDPVRDAAERRLRAVGQGGKLADWLGPLGGGSGR from the coding sequence GTGCCCGGATCGGCGAGAAGGGAACGGCCGCTGACTGTCCACCACCTCAACCAGCTCCTGCTCGTCTGCTCGCTCGTCCTGCTCGTCGCGGTGGCAGCGGTTCGGATCTCCTCGCGCAGCGGGCTCCCCAGCCTGCTCGTCTACCTGGGCATCGGCATGGCCATGGGCCAGGACGGCGTCGGCGACATCCACTTCAGCAACGCCGAGCTGACCCAGGTCATCGGATACGCGGCCCTGGTCGTGATCCTGGCCGAGGGCGGCCTCGGCACGAAGTGGAAGGAGATCAAGCCGGTCCTTCCGGCCGCCGCCTCGCTGGCACTGGTCGGCGTCGCGGCGAGCGTGGGCGTCACGGCCGCCGCCGCCCACTATCTGATCGACCTGGAGTGGCGGCAGGCGCTCATCATCGGCGCGGTGGTGTCCTCGACGGACGCCGCGGCGGTCTTCTCGGTGCTGCGCAAAATCCCCCTCCCCTCCCGCGTGACGGCCGTCCTGGAGGCCGAGTCGGGCTTCAACGACGCCCCGGTGGTCATCCTCGTCGTCGCGTTCAGCACGGCCGGCCCCGTCGAGCACTGGTACGTACTGGTGGGAGAGATAGCCCTGGAGCTGGCCATCGGCGCGGCCATGGGCCTCGCGGTCGGCTGGCTCGGCTCCTGGGGGCTGCGGCACGTGGCGCTGCCCGCCTCCGGCCTCTACCCGATCGCCGTGATGGCGATCGCCGTCACCGCCTACGCGGCCGGCGCCCTCGCGCACGGCAGCGGCTTCCTCGCCGTCTACCTGGCCTCGATGATGCTCGGCAACGCCAAGCTGCCGCACTGGCCCGCCACCCGGGGCTTCGCCGAGGGACTCGGCTGGATCGCCCAGATCGGCATGTTCGTCCTGCTCGGCCTGCTGGTCACACCGCACGAGATGGGCGACGACATCTGGCCCGCGCTCGTCATCGGCCTGGCGCTGACCGTGGTGGCCCGGCCCCTGAGCGTCTTCGCCGCCCTGCTGCCCTTCCGCATCCCCTGGCAGGAACAGACGCTGATGTCCTGGGCGGGGCTGCGCGGCGCCGTGCCCATCATCCTGGCGACCATCCCGATGGTGAGCGGCATCGAGGAGAGCCGCCGGATCTTCAACATCGTCTTCGTCCTGGTCGTCGTCTACACCCTCGTCCAGGGCCCCACGCTGCCCTGGCTGGCCCGCACGCTGCGGCTGGGCGAGTCCACGGGCCCCGCCGACCTGGGCATCGAATCCGCGCCCCTGGAGCGACTGCGGGGGCACCTGCTGTCCGTGGCGATCCCCAAGGGGTCGCGCATGCACGGCGTCGAGGTCGCCGAGCTGCGCCTGCCCGCGGGCGCGGCCGTCACCCTCGTCGTACGCGAGGGGACCTCCTTCGTACCGATGCCCACGACGGTGCTGCGGCGCGGCGACGAACTGCTGGTGGTGGCCACCGACCCGGTCCGCGACGCGGCCGAACGGCGGCTGCGCGCGGTGGGCCAGGGCGGCAAGCTCGCGGACTGGCTGGGCCCCCTGGGCGGCGGCAGCGGACGCTGA
- a CDS encoding penicillin acylase family protein: MPPNTTASSGQKPGKSGRKKGRRARLILIVLVLALIGGVAYGGYWGVSTVRASFPQTKGSLTLEGLSGPVDVKRDGYGIPQIYASSDEDLFMAQGYVQAQDRFYEMDVRRHMTSGRLSEMFGKGQVKNDEFLRTLGWNRVAKEEYDTKLSASTKKYLQAYAKGVNAYLKGKDGKDISLEYAALGFTNDYAPEAWTPVDSVAWLKAMAWDLRGNMQEEIDRSLMTSRLGPKQIADLYPEYPYDRNKTITQNGAYDSVTQSYVQGGSAGTGGTGQSVAGTGLAGDTTAPGGLQSQLSKLYDVLDDVPTAVGVSGNGIGSNSWVVSGEHTITGKPLLANDPHLSASLPSVWYQMGLHCTAVSSKCSYDVSGYTFAGMPGVIIGHNQNIAWGMTNSGVDVTDLYLEKITGDGYQYDGKVKPFTTRKETIRIAGGGSKTIVVRTTNNGPLLSDRDDELVKVGKKATVDSAAPDRGDGYAIALRWTALDPGTSMDAVFRIDKAADWNEFRKAAESFEVPSQNLVYADGKGPKGHIGYQLPGKIPTRPKGDDGSLPSPGWDPKYRWTGYIKQAELPYEYDPRRGYIVTANQAVVDKDKYPYTLTTDWGYGARSQRITDLITTKTGGGGKISTDDMRQMQLDNSSEIAKLIVPKLLKLDIADKNVREAQKLLEGWDYTQDADSAAAAYFNAVWRNILKLAFGNKLPKELRVKGQCLYVDPVDNTGPADDDRKVLECGQRDADQAQPDGGDRWFEVVRKIIDDEHNDWWKAPKTRLDRAIDTRDELFVRAMKDARWELTAKLGKDLDTWSWGRLHRLFLKNQTLGTEGPAFLKYMLNRGPWKLSGGEATVNATGWNAAGGYGVVWVPSMRMVVNLDDLDKSKWINLSGASGHAYSAHYTDQTEKWAEGELLPWAFSAKAVDKSTSDTLVLKP, encoded by the coding sequence ATGCCCCCGAACACCACCGCCTCTTCCGGCCAAAAGCCCGGCAAGTCCGGCAGGAAGAAGGGGCGCCGAGCCCGTCTGATCCTGATCGTCCTGGTTCTGGCCCTGATCGGAGGCGTGGCCTACGGGGGGTACTGGGGAGTCAGCACCGTCCGTGCCTCCTTCCCGCAGACCAAGGGCTCCCTCACGCTCGAAGGGCTCTCCGGGCCCGTCGACGTGAAGCGGGACGGCTACGGGATCCCGCAGATCTACGCGTCCTCCGACGAGGACCTGTTCATGGCCCAGGGCTACGTCCAGGCGCAGGACCGGTTCTACGAGATGGACGTGCGCCGCCACATGACCTCGGGCCGGCTGTCCGAGATGTTCGGCAAGGGCCAGGTCAAGAACGACGAGTTCCTGCGCACGCTGGGCTGGAACCGGGTCGCTAAGGAGGAGTACGACACGAAGCTGTCGGCCTCCACGAAGAAGTACCTCCAGGCGTACGCCAAGGGAGTCAACGCCTACCTGAAGGGCAAGGACGGCAAGGACATCTCCCTGGAGTACGCGGCCCTCGGTTTCACCAACGACTACGCGCCCGAGGCGTGGACCCCGGTCGACTCGGTGGCCTGGCTCAAGGCGATGGCGTGGGACCTGCGCGGCAACATGCAGGAGGAGATCGACCGCTCCCTGATGACCAGCCGCCTGGGCCCGAAGCAGATCGCCGACCTGTACCCGGAGTACCCGTACGACCGGAACAAGACGATCACGCAGAACGGCGCGTACGACAGCGTCACGCAGTCGTACGTCCAGGGCGGCTCGGCGGGCACCGGTGGTACCGGCCAGTCGGTGGCGGGCACCGGGCTGGCCGGCGACACGACGGCGCCGGGCGGTCTGCAGAGCCAGCTCTCCAAGCTCTACGACGTCCTAGACGACGTGCCCACGGCCGTCGGCGTCAGCGGCAACGGCATCGGCTCCAACTCCTGGGTCGTGTCCGGCGAGCACACCATCACCGGCAAGCCGCTGCTGGCCAACGACCCGCACCTGTCGGCCTCGCTGCCCTCCGTCTGGTACCAGATGGGCCTGCACTGCACCGCGGTCTCCAGCAAGTGCTCGTACGACGTCTCCGGCTACACGTTCGCCGGCATGCCCGGCGTGATAATCGGCCACAACCAGAACATCGCCTGGGGCATGACCAACTCCGGGGTCGACGTCACCGACCTGTACCTGGAGAAGATCACCGGCGACGGGTACCAGTACGACGGCAAGGTGAAGCCCTTCACCACCCGCAAGGAAACGATCAGGATCGCGGGCGGCGGCAGCAAGACGATCGTCGTGCGCACCACCAACAACGGACCCCTCCTGTCCGACCGTGACGACGAACTGGTCAAGGTCGGCAAGAAGGCCACCGTCGACTCCGCGGCGCCCGACCGCGGCGACGGCTACGCCATCGCGCTGCGCTGGACCGCGCTGGACCCCGGCACCTCCATGGACGCCGTCTTCCGGATCGACAAGGCGGCGGACTGGAACGAGTTCCGCAAGGCGGCCGAGTCCTTCGAGGTGCCCTCGCAGAACCTGGTCTACGCCGACGGAAAGGGCCCCAAGGGCCACATCGGCTACCAGCTGCCCGGCAAGATCCCGACCCGCCCCAAGGGCGACGACGGTTCGCTCCCCTCGCCCGGCTGGGACCCCAAGTACAGGTGGACCGGCTACATCAAGCAGGCCGAACTGCCCTACGAGTACGACCCGAGGCGCGGCTACATCGTCACCGCCAACCAGGCCGTCGTCGACAAGGACAAGTACCCGTACACGCTCACCACGGACTGGGGCTACGGCGCGCGCAGCCAGCGGATCACCGATCTGATCACGACGAAGACCGGCGGTGGCGGCAAGATCTCCACCGACGACATGCGGCAGATGCAGCTGGACAACAGCAGCGAGATCGCGAAGCTGATCGTGCCCAAGCTGCTCAAGCTGGACATCGCCGACAAGAACGTCCGTGAGGCGCAGAAGCTCCTGGAGGGCTGGGACTACACCCAGGACGCCGACTCCGCGGCGGCCGCCTACTTCAACGCGGTCTGGCGCAACATCCTCAAGCTGGCCTTCGGCAACAAGCTGCCCAAGGAGCTGCGGGTCAAGGGCCAGTGCCTGTACGTCGACCCGGTCGACAACACCGGTCCCGCGGACGACGACCGTAAGGTCCTGGAATGCGGTCAGCGTGACGCCGACCAGGCGCAGCCGGACGGCGGCGACCGCTGGTTCGAGGTGGTCCGCAAGATCATCGACGATGAGCACAACGACTGGTGGAAGGCGCCCAAGACGCGCCTCGACAGGGCGATCGACACCCGTGACGAGCTGTTCGTGCGGGCCATGAAGGACGCCCGCTGGGAGCTGACCGCCAAGCTAGGCAAGGACCTCGACACCTGGAGCTGGGGCCGGCTGCACCGCCTGTTCCTGAAGAACCAGACCCTGGGCACCGAGGGACCCGCCTTCCTTAAGTACATGCTCAACCGCGGCCCCTGGAAGCTCAGCGGCGGCGAGGCGACGGTCAACGCGACCGGCTGGAACGCCGCGGGCGGCTACGGAGTGGTCTGGGTGCCGTCGATGCGCATGGTGGTCAACCTCGACGACCTCGACAAGTCGAAGTGGATCAACCTCTCCGGGGCGTCCGGGCACGCCTACAGCGCGCACTACACCGACCAGACGGAAAAGTGGGCGGAGGGTGAGCTGCTGCCGTGGGCCTTCTCGGCGAAGGCGGTCGACAAGAGCACGAGCGACACCCTGGTGCTCAAGCCGTGA
- a CDS encoding 5-formyltetrahydrofolate cyclo-ligase produces the protein MLRQGFLAVRSRLTAGDLRETAEALAVRALELPELAQARTVAAYVSMGSEPGTRALLDALHARGVRVLLPVLMADNDLDWGAYTGEGSLTRVQHGGRMALLEPAGERLGPESVQEADAVLLPGLAVDRRGLRLGRGGGSYDRVLARLERAGADPALVVLLYDTEVVEDVPRDPHDRPVHAVVTPSGVRRFR, from the coding sequence ATGTTGCGCCAAGGATTCCTGGCGGTGAGAAGCAGGTTGACAGCCGGTGACCTGCGGGAGACGGCCGAAGCCCTGGCCGTGCGCGCGCTGGAGCTGCCGGAGTTGGCGCAGGCGCGCACGGTGGCGGCATACGTATCCATGGGGAGTGAGCCGGGCACCCGCGCGCTCCTGGACGCCCTGCACGCCCGCGGCGTGCGTGTCCTGCTGCCGGTCCTCATGGCCGACAACGACCTGGACTGGGGCGCGTACACGGGCGAGGGCTCTCTCACCCGGGTCCAACACGGTGGGCGGATGGCCCTCTTGGAGCCCGCGGGTGAGCGCCTGGGCCCCGAGTCCGTCCAGGAGGCCGACGCCGTCCTGCTGCCCGGCCTCGCGGTGGACCGGCGCGGACTGCGTCTGGGGCGCGGCGGCGGCTCGTACGACCGCGTACTGGCCCGTCTGGAGCGCGCGGGGGCCGATCCGGCCCTGGTGGTGCTCCTGTACGACACCGAGGTCGTCGAGGACGTCCCGCGCGATCCGCACGACCGTCCGGTGCACGCGGTGGTGACGCCTTCGGGGGTTCGGCGCTTCCGGTGA
- the galU gene encoding UTP--glucose-1-phosphate uridylyltransferase GalU, translating into MTESHPRISKAVIPAAGLGTRFLPATKATPKEMLPVVDKPAIQYVVEEAVSAGLDDVLMITGRNKRPLEDHFDRNYELESALQKKGDASRLAKVQESSDLATMHYVRQGDPRGLGHAVLCAAPHVGHEPFAVLLGDDLIDPRDPLLARMVEVQEQHGGSVIALMEVEPEQIHLYGSAAVESTGESDLVKVTGLVEKPDPVDAPSNYAIIGRYVLDPHIFDILRKTEPGRGGEIQLTDALQQLAADEKVGGPVHGVVFKGRRYDTGDRGDYLRAIVRLACEREDLGPDFRTWLRSYVAEEMQGS; encoded by the coding sequence ATGACTGAGTCGCACCCCAGGATCAGCAAGGCTGTCATCCCCGCAGCAGGCCTCGGCACGCGGTTCCTGCCTGCCACCAAGGCCACTCCCAAGGAGATGCTGCCGGTCGTCGACAAGCCGGCGATCCAGTACGTGGTCGAAGAGGCCGTGTCGGCGGGTCTCGACGACGTCCTGATGATCACGGGCCGCAACAAGCGCCCCCTCGAGGACCACTTCGACCGCAACTACGAGCTGGAGTCGGCCCTCCAGAAGAAGGGCGACGCCAGCCGGCTCGCCAAGGTCCAGGAGTCCAGCGACCTCGCGACCATGCACTACGTGCGCCAGGGCGACCCCAGGGGTCTCGGTCACGCGGTTCTGTGCGCCGCCCCGCACGTCGGTCACGAGCCCTTCGCGGTGCTCCTCGGCGACGACCTGATCGACCCCCGCGACCCCCTGCTGGCCCGCATGGTCGAGGTCCAGGAGCAGCACGGCGGCAGTGTCATCGCGTTGATGGAGGTCGAGCCCGAGCAGATCCACCTCTACGGCTCCGCCGCCGTCGAGAGCACCGGTGAGAGCGACCTGGTCAAGGTCACCGGCCTGGTCGAGAAGCCGGACCCGGTGGACGCGCCCAGCAACTACGCGATCATCGGACGCTATGTCCTCGACCCCCACATCTTCGACATACTGCGCAAGACCGAGCCGGGCCGCGGCGGCGAGATCCAGCTCACCGACGCCCTCCAGCAGCTCGCCGCCGACGAGAAGGTCGGCGGTCCGGTGCACGGCGTCGTCTTCAAGGGCCGCCGCTATGACACCGGGGACCGCGGCGACTACCTGCGTGCCATTGTCAGACTCGCGTGCGAACGTGAAGACCTGGGCCCGGACTTCCGGACCTGGCTTCGCAGTTACGTAGCCGAGGAGATGCAGGGATCTTGA
- the glp gene encoding molybdotransferase-like divisome protein Glp, protein MSSAAARTTGQDRLWSVDDHLEDILATVRPLEPIELQLLDAQGCVLVEDVTVPVSLPPFDNSSMDGYAVRVADVSGAGEEYPAVLTVVGDVAAGVGELPHVGPGQAARIMTGAPLPPGAEAVVPVEWTDGGLGEGPVSGMRAHSAAPEGASGQVRVHRPAEARAHVRAKGSDVRAGDLALGAGTVLGPPQLGLLAAIGRGTVRVRPRPRVVVLSTGSELVQPGEPLDTGQIYDSNSFALCAAARDAGAIAYRVGAVADDAETLRSTIEDQLIRADLVVTTGGVSVGAYDVVKEALSSVGDEDEEGAGVDFRKLAMQPGKPQGFGSIGPDHTPLLALPGNPVSSYVSFELFVRPAIRTLMGVDDVHRPTARATLETEKALTSPSGRRQFLRGTYEDGRVTPIGGAGSHLVAALAHADALIVVPEDTTSVEPGTEVEVVLLG, encoded by the coding sequence TTGAGCAGCGCCGCCGCCCGCACCACCGGCCAGGACCGCCTCTGGTCGGTGGACGACCACCTGGAGGACATCCTCGCGACCGTCCGCCCCCTCGAACCCATCGAGCTGCAACTCCTCGACGCCCAGGGCTGCGTCCTGGTCGAGGACGTCACGGTGCCGGTCTCCCTGCCGCCGTTCGACAACAGCTCGATGGACGGGTACGCGGTGCGGGTCGCGGATGTCTCGGGCGCCGGCGAGGAGTACCCGGCGGTGCTCACCGTCGTCGGCGATGTCGCGGCTGGCGTGGGCGAGCTGCCGCACGTGGGTCCCGGGCAGGCCGCCCGCATCATGACCGGTGCCCCGCTGCCGCCCGGCGCCGAAGCCGTCGTCCCGGTGGAATGGACCGACGGAGGGCTCGGCGAGGGCCCGGTCTCCGGGATGCGCGCCCACAGCGCCGCCCCCGAGGGCGCCTCCGGCCAGGTGCGGGTGCACCGACCGGCCGAAGCACGCGCCCACGTGCGCGCGAAGGGCAGCGACGTGCGGGCGGGCGACCTCGCTCTCGGAGCGGGCACGGTCCTCGGCCCCCCGCAGCTCGGCCTGCTGGCCGCGATCGGCCGCGGCACCGTCCGCGTGCGCCCCCGCCCGCGCGTGGTCGTCCTGTCCACCGGCAGTGAACTGGTCCAGCCGGGCGAGCCGTTGGACACCGGCCAGATCTACGACTCGAACAGCTTCGCCCTGTGCGCCGCCGCCCGCGACGCCGGGGCCATCGCCTACCGCGTGGGCGCGGTCGCCGACGACGCCGAGACGCTCCGCTCCACCATCGAGGACCAGCTCATCCGCGCCGACCTGGTGGTCACGACCGGCGGTGTGAGCGTCGGCGCGTACGACGTCGTCAAGGAGGCCCTGTCCTCGGTGGGCGACGAGGACGAGGAGGGCGCCGGCGTCGACTTCCGCAAGCTCGCCATGCAGCCGGGCAAGCCCCAGGGCTTCGGCTCCATCGGCCCCGACCACACCCCGCTGCTCGCCCTGCCAGGCAACCCCGTGTCGTCGTACGTCTCCTTCGAACTGTTCGTCCGCCCCGCGATCCGCACGCTCATGGGCGTGGACGACGTCCACCGTCCCACCGCCAGAGCGACCCTGGAGACCGAGAAGGCGCTGACCTCGCCCTCGGGCCGCCGGCAGTTCCTGCGGGGGACGTACGAGGACGGCAGGGTGACACCCATCGGCGGCGCCGGATCCCACCTGGTCGCGGCCCTCGCGCACGCCGACGCGCTGATCGTCGTGCCCGAGGACACCACCTCGGTCGAGCCCGGCACCGAGGTCGAAGTGGTTCTGCTCGGCTGA
- the moaC gene encoding cyclic pyranopterin monophosphate synthase MoaC, translating to MSTQDRLTHIDEAGAARMVDVSGKDVTARTARASGRVLVSPRVVELLRGGGVPKGDALATARIAGIMGAKRTPDLIPLCHPLSVSGVKIDLSVADDAVEILATVRTTDRTGVEMEALTAVSVAALTVIDMVKAVDKGAVITDVRVEEKTGGKSGDWSRA from the coding sequence ATGAGTACGCAGGACCGACTGACCCACATCGACGAGGCGGGCGCCGCCCGCATGGTCGACGTCTCCGGGAAGGACGTGACCGCGCGCACCGCCCGCGCGAGCGGCCGTGTCCTGGTCTCCCCCCGTGTGGTCGAACTGCTGCGCGGCGGGGGAGTGCCCAAGGGCGACGCCCTGGCGACCGCGCGCATCGCGGGCATCATGGGCGCCAAGCGCACCCCGGATCTCATCCCGCTGTGCCACCCGTTGTCGGTGTCGGGTGTCAAGATCGACCTGTCGGTCGCGGACGACGCCGTCGAGATCCTCGCCACCGTGCGGACCACCGACCGTACGGGCGTCGAGATGGAGGCCCTCACCGCGGTGAGTGTGGCGGCCCTGACCGTGATCGACATGGTCAAGGCGGTCGACAAGGGGGCGGTCATCACGGACGTACGGGTCGAGGAGAAGACCGGCGGGAAGTCGGGCGACTGGAGCCGGGCATGA
- a CDS encoding MogA/MoaB family molybdenum cofactor biosynthesis protein — MTSPSYRALVVTASNRAAAGVYADRGGPLVAEGLTAYGFTVDGPRVVPDGDPVEAALRSGVEAGYDVIVTTGGTGISPTDRTPEATRRVVDHEVPGIPEAIRAFGREKVATAALSRGLAGVAGRTLIVNLPGSTGGVKDGLAVLEPLLVHAVEQIRGGDHPRPSGSGGAS; from the coding sequence ATGACGTCACCGTCGTACCGCGCCCTCGTGGTCACCGCCTCCAACCGGGCCGCCGCGGGTGTCTACGCGGACCGGGGCGGGCCCCTGGTCGCGGAGGGGCTCACGGCGTACGGCTTCACCGTCGACGGCCCCCGGGTCGTGCCCGACGGCGACCCCGTGGAGGCGGCGCTGCGCTCCGGCGTGGAAGCCGGGTACGACGTCATCGTGACCACCGGTGGCACGGGGATCTCGCCCACCGACCGGACGCCCGAGGCGACCCGGCGGGTAGTGGATCACGAGGTGCCGGGCATTCCTGAGGCCATCAGGGCGTTCGGAAGAGAGAAGGTCGCGACGGCGGCGCTGTCCCGGGGGCTCGCCGGAGTCGCGGGACGGACGCTGATCGTCAACCTGCCGGGTTCCACCGGCGGGGTGAAGGACGGTCTGGCCGTCCTGGAGCCCCTGTTGGTCCACGCCGTGGAGCAGATCCGCGGCGGCGACCACCCCAGACCCAGCGGCAGTGGGGGTGCGAGCTGA
- a CDS encoding GNAT family N-acetyltransferase yields MDGDVVLRPIKVRDQRAWREVNRRNRDWLRPWEATIPPPTPSGPIAHRPTYRQMVRHLRAEANAGRMLPFVIEYQGRLVGQLTVAGITWGSMCSGHVGYWVDQAVAGRGVMPTAVALATDHCFRTVGLHRIEVCIRPENGPSRRVVEKLGFREEGLRPRYLHIDGAWRDHLVFALTAEEVPEGLLGRWQRARSQNRSRPSTQ; encoded by the coding sequence GTGGACGGCGACGTCGTCCTCCGGCCGATAAAGGTGCGCGACCAGCGGGCATGGCGCGAGGTGAACCGGCGCAACCGCGACTGGCTGCGGCCCTGGGAGGCGACCATTCCGCCCCCCACCCCCAGCGGGCCGATAGCGCACCGGCCGACCTACCGGCAGATGGTCCGCCATCTGCGCGCCGAGGCGAACGCGGGCCGGATGCTGCCCTTCGTGATCGAGTACCAGGGCCGTCTGGTGGGCCAGCTGACCGTCGCCGGGATCACCTGGGGCTCGATGTGCTCGGGGCACGTCGGCTACTGGGTGGACCAGGCGGTGGCGGGGCGCGGGGTGATGCCGACGGCCGTGGCGCTGGCGACCGACCACTGCTTCCGCACGGTGGGACTGCACCGTATCGAGGTCTGCATTCGCCCGGAGAACGGACCCAGCCGCCGCGTCGTGGAGAAACTCGGATTCCGCGAGGAAGGGCTCCGGCCGCGTTATCTCCACATCGACGGGGCCTGGCGCGACCATCTCGTCTTCGCGCTCACCGCGGAAGAGGTGCCCGAGGGGCTTCTCGGACGCTGGCAGCGGGCACGCTCACAGAACCGGAGCAGGCCGAGTACCCAGTAA
- the sepX gene encoding divisome protein SepX/GlpR has product MSSSGLIYAVIVGAWAAYLVPMWLRRQDELNEARPTERFSTAIRLLSGRAGMERRYAKDLRTRSTEEGEPSAAPGGATDSVDVRAFAMPPAREHTKAQLPQSAEPEPQQAPQPAARQSAPQGSAATARPVPQQPAHPEPLPAASSPSASGAAAASRVAAERRVSAAEAAARARRSKVLARRRRTTVMIFLAFTCGAIVAAVGGLAFLWAPGVPAVMLSSYIVYLRAQERRRFTYVMDRRRAEVAAQRLRERQPRRRAVLDAGVDDQDEGPEPETDPGLSALAADRRALVEQTDHAEWVDQQRERRRGPGRGDSWDPVPVPLPTYVTAPVAPRATSSVDLGAPDTWSSARSSAVEPAEPEGEPAEEGGPAEAAEGAEADGDGRSDARRAASARRARERGRTPLFDQYEDGERPRAANE; this is encoded by the coding sequence GTGAGCAGCAGCGGCCTCATCTACGCAGTCATCGTCGGGGCCTGGGCCGCCTACTTGGTGCCGATGTGGCTCCGTAGGCAGGACGAGCTGAACGAAGCCCGTCCGACGGAACGCTTCAGCACCGCCATCCGGCTGCTGTCCGGACGGGCGGGGATGGAGCGCCGGTACGCCAAGGACCTGCGGACGCGCTCCACCGAAGAGGGGGAGCCCAGCGCAGCCCCGGGCGGCGCCACCGATTCGGTGGACGTCCGGGCCTTCGCCATGCCTCCGGCCCGGGAACACACCAAGGCCCAACTCCCGCAGTCCGCCGAGCCGGAGCCCCAGCAGGCACCGCAGCCGGCCGCCCGGCAGAGCGCCCCGCAGGGCTCCGCCGCGACCGCCAGACCGGTGCCGCAGCAGCCGGCGCACCCCGAACCCCTGCCCGCGGCATCGTCGCCGTCGGCCTCCGGCGCGGCCGCGGCCTCGCGGGTCGCCGCCGAGCGGAGGGTCTCCGCGGCGGAGGCCGCAGCACGCGCCCGGCGCTCGAAGGTGCTCGCGCGCCGGCGGCGCACGACCGTCATGATCTTCCTCGCCTTCACCTGCGGCGCGATCGTGGCGGCCGTCGGGGGACTCGCGTTCCTGTGGGCTCCCGGCGTGCCCGCCGTGATGCTGAGCTCGTACATCGTCTATCTGCGGGCCCAGGAGCGGCGACGCTTCACCTATGTCATGGACCGCCGCCGGGCCGAGGTCGCCGCGCAGCGGCTGCGCGAGCGGCAGCCCCGCCGGCGCGCCGTCCTCGACGCGGGCGTCGACGACCAGGACGAGGGCCCCGAGCCGGAGACCGACCCCGGTCTGTCCGCGCTCGCGGCCGACCGCCGCGCCCTCGTCGAGCAGACCGACCACGCCGAGTGGGTCGACCAGCAGCGCGAGCGCCGGCGTGGCCCCGGCCGCGGTGACAGCTGGGACCCGGTGCCGGTACCGCTGCCGACGTACGTGACCGCGCCCGTCGCACCGCGGGCCACCTCCAGCGTCGACCTGGGGGCGCCGGACACGTGGAGCTCCGCGCGCTCCAGCGCGGTCGAGCCGGCCGAGCCGGAGGGTGAGCCCGCAGAGGAGGGCGGACCAGCCGAGGCCGCCGAAGGGGCCGAGGCCGACGGCGACGGTCGCAGCGACGCGCGGCGCGCCGCGTCCGCCCGGCGGGCCCGCGAGCGCGGACGCACCCCGCTGTTCGACCAGTACGAGGACGGCGAGCGGCCGCGCGCCGCCAACGAGTGA
- a CDS encoding GNAT family N-acetyltransferase yields the protein MHIHPVPFDHPDAVKLNDQVQAEYAERYGDEGDVTPLDASMFKPPLGLYLLAYDERDRPVATGGWRGQDENDEGYTDGDAELKRMYVVPQARGLGLARRILAALEDDARAAGRTRMVLETGAKQPEAVALYTSSGYAPCVKFGYYRFHDLSMCFAKPLSTS from the coding sequence ATGCATATCCACCCGGTCCCTTTCGACCACCCCGACGCCGTCAAGCTCAACGACCAGGTGCAGGCCGAATACGCCGAGCGCTACGGAGACGAGGGCGATGTCACACCGCTGGACGCGTCGATGTTCAAGCCGCCGCTCGGCCTGTACCTCCTCGCGTACGACGAGCGGGACCGCCCGGTCGCGACGGGCGGCTGGCGCGGTCAGGACGAGAACGACGAGGGGTACACGGACGGCGACGCCGAGCTCAAGCGCATGTACGTCGTCCCGCAGGCCCGCGGTCTCGGCCTCGCCCGCCGCATCCTGGCCGCCCTGGAGGACGACGCCCGCGCGGCCGGCCGCACCCGGATGGTCCTGGAGACCGGCGCCAAGCAGCCCGAGGCGGTCGCCCTCTACACCTCCAGCGGCTACGCGCCCTGCGTCAAGTTCGGCTACTACCGGTTCCACGACCTGAGCATGTGCTTCGCCAAACCGCTGTCCACGTCCTGA